The following proteins come from a genomic window of Montipora foliosa isolate CH-2021 chromosome 2, ASM3666993v2, whole genome shotgun sequence:
- the LOC137989404 gene encoding LOW QUALITY PROTEIN: uncharacterized protein (The sequence of the model RefSeq protein was modified relative to this genomic sequence to represent the inferred CDS: deleted 1 base in 1 codon; substituted 2 bases at 2 genomic stop codons) produces the protein MKYWEIYVFCMDNGIRQDSNCTNLAVFSLNSPEVFRSGSVGRPRYLISEEVLLHLRSSGFTWTKITQMLLVSRWILRRRFVEYGLQEMTGFSMISDAQLDNLVERFMCDHGTLFGYSLVSGHLRXLXGLRVQRDQIRESIARVDPGNSRIRWAVVISRTAYSVAGPNSLWHIDGHHSLVTWGFVIHGGIDGFSRLIVFLKCSTNNRSDTVLDLFLTATQRFEWPSRMRSDHWVKT, from the exons ATGAAATACTGGGAAATATACGTCTTTTGCATGGACAATGGAATACGACAAGACTCAAACTGCACAAACCTTGCAGTGTTTTCTTTGAACAGCCCTGAGGTCTTCCGATCTGGAAGCGTCGGGCGACCTAGGTACTTAATATCGGAGGAAGTTCTTCTGCATCTAAGATCGTCGGGTTTCACGTGGACTAAAATAACTCAAATGCTTCTTGTTTCACGGTGGATATTGAGACGTCGTTTTGTGGAGTATGGACTACAGGAGATGACAGGTTTCTCCATGATTTCGGATGCGCAACTAGACAATCTCGTAGAACGTTTCATGTGTGATCATGGGACTTTGTTTGGGTATTCCCTGGTGTCCGGACATCTTCGATAATTA TGAGGTCTCAGAGTTCAAAGGGATCAAATCAGGGAGAGTATTGCCCGCGTTGACCCTGGAAACTCTAGAATCCGCTGGGCGGTCGTTATTTCTAGGACAGCATATTCTGTGGCTGGTCCAAATAGCTTATGGCATATTGACGGACACCATAGCCTGGTGACATGGGGTTTTGTCATTCATGGTGGAATCGATGGTTTTTCTCGcttaattgttttcttgaaatgtTCTACTAATAACAGAAGTGACACTGTCCTAGATTTGTTCCTCACAGCGACACAAAGGTTTGAGTGGCCATCAAGGATGCGAAGTGATCATTGGGTGAAAACGTGA
- the LOC137991159 gene encoding uncharacterized protein, which yields MRRDPRYFNVNEHTKICGEHFVIGDYVNPYSVKKRLKDDAVPSIFAWNKDKNQSKKRRSVTEKLEAIRTEEDEATDTASEGEGDSVTSSSGKDLGLVSRKTQTYEDDMCTSSDDHWRIPCSHKFSIGHLLSKCTTPKKEEKLFTHFTGFNSHAEFMNTLQFLLPNLDRKLLIYWDSEARQTTVIDTETMFIIFRISRCKAGKVPDVSQHCGRCGDCDDPDDFNDEERNYICLTRPTAHKLPVEDEYLLVLMKLRMGLSNIAQSTVNNIFLTWINYLFVTLGSIKIWPHRDIILQNAPAEFLEKYPNNIVIIDATELKIEVPSALQKHSESYSTYKSHTTLKCLLGVDPKGGIMFVSQLYEGSISDKQIVQRSGFLDILDKKVMVGEIKKGDAIMADKGFDIQNDLKKLGLQLNIPPFLKDKVGFEEDDVIKT from the exons ATGAGACGAGATCCTCGATATTTTAACGTTAACGAGCACACCAAGATATGCGGCGAACACTTTGTAATAGGGGACTACGTGAATCCTTATTCAGTGAAAAAACGACTCAAGGATGATGCAGTTCCTTCGATTTTTGCGTGGAATAAAGATAAAAATCAGTCTAAGAAAAGACGTTCTGTTACCGAAAAGCTGGAGGCAATCAGAACTGAGGAGGATGAAGCAACAGACACTGCATCCGAGGGAGAAGGCGACTCCGTCACAAGCAGTTCTGGAAAAGACCTTGGTTTAGTTTCACGAAAAACACAAACATATGAAGATGACATGTGCACTTCGTCAGATGATCATTGGCGAATTCCCTGCTCACATAAATTTTCTATAGGTCATTTGCTTTCGAAATGCACGACGCCTAAGAAAGAGGAAAAGCTGTTTACTCACTTTACTGGATTTAATTCTCATGCTGAGTTCATGAACACGTTGCAGTTTTTACTGCCAAACTTAGATAGAAAACTGTTAATTTACTGGGATAGTGAAGCAAGACAAACTACTGTCATTGATACAGAAACAATGTTCATAAT CTTTCGAATTTCGCGCTGCAAAGCGGGAAAGGTCCCTGATGTGTCGCAGCATTGTGGGCGATGTGGTGATTGTGATGACCCAGACGATTTTAACGATGAAGAACGAAATTACATATGTTTAACACGTCCTACAGCACACAAACTGCCCGTTGAGGATGAGTACCTTCTTGTTTTAATGAAACTTCGAATGGGTTTAAGCAATATTGCCCAGAGTACAGTTAATAATATATTCCTTACCTGGATAAACTACCTGTTTGTCACACTTGGAAGCATTAAAATTTGGCCACATAGAgatattattttacaaaacgCACCTGCAGAATTCTTGGAGAAGTATCCAAATAACATTGTCATTATTGATGCAACTGAACTGAAGATTGAAGTCCCAAGCGCACTTCAGAAGCACAGTGAAAGTTATAGTACATATAagtctcacacaacattgaaatGTCTTCTTGGTGTTGATCCCAAAGGTGGGATCATGTTTGTATCTCAACTTTATGAGGGCTCTATTAGTGATAAGCAAATAGTTCAGAGAAGTGGTTTCCTAGATATCCTAGATAAAAAAGTAATGGTtggtgaaataaaaaaaggggaTGCCATCATGGCTGACAAAGGTTTTGATATTCAAAATGATTTAAAGAAACTAGGTTTGCAACTTAATATCCCTCCCTTTTTGAAAGACAAGGTTGGGTTTGAAGAAGATGATGTTATTAAAACCTAA
- the LOC137991160 gene encoding uncharacterized protein yields the protein MCLRKVPFLFGSLCFIAMVMLMVMWPPWKATSQPFQPNAKSYDPDFLDKLEIEPTYSYLDSTPWESKLPAGNTQRRSMTLFVRMGGSVAKLRRRFYCIFLRLSVLFWPGWLGKTVVVLDEEKEEDHVFGETLIKHTKQHFPDRTYEVLYEPLPKEPSTLDFAGSPKQPGYNRQLWSSFFIDLYTNDTIIAWMDTDAGFGLPVTEESIFNGAKVRVLGYDCTLNIGWVKTWARTTELALGLPFVADFMTYFPVYIYRDTFTRCREHILKRFNTSNFEEAFKRFYKGFLSPVSVILSYAWYFERERYDWNLKICDNLENYNKRFPADHTIRPKHVVDSLSVPQTAFHAQRTGGVRPFVGSSYCLSQEAAGNASEKCSNRTAALIANFVLFKHDIQRFNNPAPPCSGNKETTCWKILEHHYNQVGFEIKQKKRKLDWQDVETVAKLAIELGITCDNLK from the coding sequence ATGTGTCTACGGAAAGTACCTTTCCTTTTCGGCTCGCTTTGTTTCATAGCTATGGTAATGTTGATGGTAATGTGGCCTCCTTGGAAAGCAACTTCTCAGCCTTTTCAACCAAACGCAAAATCATACGACCCGGATTTCTTGGACAAATTGGAAATCGAACCGACTTACAGTTACTTAGACTCAACTCCATGGGAATCTAAACTCCCTGCTGGGAACACTCAGAGAAGATCAATGACACTGTTTGTCAGAATGGGTGGCTCTGTAGCTAAACTGAGGAGACGATTTTATTGCATTTTCCTTCGCCTTTCTGTCCTCTTTTGGCCTGGATGGCTAGGTAAAACCGTAGTGGTACTTGacgaagaaaaagaggaagacCATGTGTTTGGAGAAACGTTAATAAAGCACACAAAGCAACATTTTCCAGATCGCACTTACGAAGTGCTCTACGAGCCGCTGCCGAAAGAACCAAGTACGTTGGACTTTGCTGGTTCTCCAAAACAACCAGGTTACAATCGACAGCTTTGGAGCAGTTTCTTTATAGATTTGTATACAAATGATACTATTATAGCATGGATGGATACCGACGCCGGATTCGGTTTACCGGTGACAGAGGAAAGTATATTTAATGGAGCTAAAGTACGTGTTTTGGGTTACGATTGCACGCTGAATATTGGATGGGTCAAGACTTGGGCAAGAACCACAGAACTTGCATTAGGATTACCATTTGTTGCAGATTTTATGACATATTTTCCTGTTTATATTTACCGCGACACCTTCACTCGCTGCAGAGAGCACATATTGAAAAGATTTAACACGAGTAATTTTGAAGAAGCTTTCAAGAGGTTTTACAAAGGATTCCTTTCGCCGGTCAGTGTTATCCTCAGTTATGCCTGGTACTTCGAAAGAGAGCGATATGACTGGAATCTTAAAATTTGTGACAACTTAGAAAATTACAACAAAAGATTTCCAGCAGACCATACCATAAGACCAAAACATGTGGTTGATTCTTTGTCAGTTCCCCAAACTGCTTTCCATGCTCAACGTACTGGCGGTGTTCGTCCATTCGTTGGAAGTAGTTATTGCCTTTCCCAGGAGGCGGCAGGAAATGCCTCAGAAAAATGCTCAAATCGTACAGCGGCATTGATTGCTAACTTTGTTCTGTTTAAGCACGATATTCAGAGATTCAACAATCCAGCCCCACCTTGTTCTGGAAATAAAGAGACCACTTGCTGGAAAATACTTGAGCACCACTATAACCAGGTTGGTTTTgaaatcaagcaaaaaaaacgaaaactggATTGGCAAGATGTCGAGACTGTTGCAAAGCTTGCTATTGAACTTGGCATAACATGTGACAATCTAAAGTGA
- the LOC137991158 gene encoding uncharacterized protein, giving the protein MSKCDDKSGYDHVLLTVSSQTYVGFQWEGCYLVCATLPFGWKISPYIYHTIGSAATTFFRSIGIPCSLYIDDRLTGEIMTGTGSWSVPPEARDKEYGYKAAMAAFWCVLVVLAKLGYTIGICKSVLCPTTSLEYLGLIVDSVSQCFRVPSRKIEAWAFLRESILAHKESVDVKSLQRFQGKCISFSLAVPAAKLFIREISRGIGRVSSSGFVCLTQDLREELEYWRFLDTWEESVPWRSEYHMRMSVSSDASGFGWGGVIHLPLGDQGVRDFWRDNEKELDIATKEVLALANVVEALPPWVKNCRLDASVDSQVLIGVWEGEGSKKSQQLCSVTKHLFKLVSQRNLQLELSYVRSGENEADAPSRRLSRLDAMLSNRAWNLVQDAFGGTVGHTIDLMALDSNVVCGKDNLPLPHFTPFPSRGSQGVSLFSQDLGLAENMCNPYVFPPFGLIGPVLRYLSGFRLSFSIIVPELHPRPYWWPELVARSECRILLGERGSRDTILIPKKEGYCPVECEYKFWAFRVVR; this is encoded by the coding sequence ATGTCAAAGTGTGATGATAAATCCGGTTATGATCATGTTCTTTTGACTGTGTCGTCACAAACGTATGTGGGTTTTCAATGGGAAGGTTGTTATTTGGTATGTGCAACTTTACCCTTTGGTTGGAAGATTTCTCCGTACATTTACCATACGATTGGTTCCGCAGCGACTACCTTTTTTCGTTCAATCGGTATACCATGCTCTTTGTATATTGACGATCGACTTACTGGAGAAATTATGACTGGTACAGGGTCATGGTCAGTACCTCCAGAGGCCAGGGACAAGGAATATGGGTATAAGGCTGCTATGGCGGCTTTCTGGTGTGTACTAGTGGTCCTGGCGAAACTCGGATACACCATTGGTATCTGTAAGTCTGTGTTATGCCCAACAACTTCTTTGGAATATTTGGGTTTAATAGTTGATTCTGTCAGCCAATGTTTTCGGGTTCCATCTCGGAAGATAGAGGCATGGGCTTTTTTACGTGAGTCTATTCTGGCTCATAAAGAGTCAGTTGATGTGAAAAGTTTGCAACGCTTTCAGGGTAAATGCATATCTTTCTCCCTGGCTGTTCCGGCTGCCAAGTTATTCATTCGCGAGATAAGCCGTGGGATTGGGAGAGTTTCTTCGAGCGGTTTTGTGTGTCTAACTCAGGATTTGCGCGAAGAGTTAGAGTACTGGCGTTTTCTTGATACTTGGGAGGAGTCCGTGCCATGGCGTAGTGAATACCACATGCGAATGTCTGTGTCATCTGATGCCTCGGGGTTTGGTTGGGGCGGAGTTATTCATCTACCACTTGGAGATCAAGGGGTTAGAGATTTTTGGAGGGATAATGAGAAGGAATTGGATATAGCGACTAAGGAAGTTTTGGCATTAGCTAATGTGGTGGAGGCGCTTCCCCCTTGGGTGAAAAACTGCCGTTTGGATGCCTCGGTGGATAGCCAAGTTCTTATTGGTGTCTGGGAAGGAGAAGGGAGTAAGAAATCGCAGCAGCTGTGCTCTGTTACGAAACACCTGTTTAAGCTGGTTTCGCAAAGAAATTTGCAGTTGGAATTGTCCTATGTCAGATCTGGTGAGAACGAAGCGGATGCTCCCTCCCGCAGGTTGTCCCGTCTGGATGCTATGCTGTCGAATAGAGCTTGGAATTTAGTTCAGGATGCGTTTGGAGGTACGGTGGGGCATACGATCGATTTAATGGCTTTGGATTCCAATGTAGTTTGTGGAAAGGATAATCTCCCTCTCCCTCATTTCACTCCGTTTCCAAGTAGAGGGTCTCAGGGTGTTAGTTTGTTTTCTCAGGATTTGGGTTTGGCTGAGAATATGTGTAATCCTTATGTTTTTCCACCGTTTGGTCTGATTGGCCCTGTTCTACGTTATTTGTCTGGATTCAGGTTGTCGTTTTCAATCATAGTCCCAGAATTACATCCTCGGCCTTACTGGTGGCCTGAATTAGTGGCAAGGTCAGAATGCCGTATTCTCCTTGGAGAGCGAGGGAGTAGGGACACCATTCTAATTCCCAAGAAGGAGGGGTATTGCCCGGTTGAGTGCGAGTATAAATTCTGGGCATTTAGAGTAGTACGTTGA
- the LOC137989395 gene encoding uncharacterized protein, with translation MCLRKLPFVFGSLCFIAMVMLMVMGPPWKATSRPFQPNAKSYDPDFLDKLEIEPTYNYLDSTPWESKLPAGNTQSRSMTVFVRMGGSVAELRRRFYCIFLRLSVLFWPGWLGKTVVVLDEEKEEDHVFGETLIKHTKQHFPDRTYEVLYEPLPKEPSTLDFAGSPKQPGYNRQLWSSFFIDLYTNDTIIAWMDTDAGFSLPVTEESIFNGTKVRVLGYDCTLNIGWVKTWARTTELALGLPFVADFMTYFPVYIYRDTFTRCREHILKRFNTSNFEEAFKRFYKGIISPVSVILSYAWYFERERYDWNLKICDNLENYNKRFPADHTIRPKHVVDSLSVPQTALHAKRAGRVRPSAVSSYCLSQEAAGNASEKCSNRTAALITNFVLFNHDIQRFNYPAPPCSGNKETTCWKILEHHYNQVGLEIKQKKRKLDWQDVETVAKLAIELDITCDNLK, from the coding sequence ATGTGTCTACGGAAATTACCTTTCGTTTTCGGCTCGCTTTGTTTCATAGCTATGGTAATGTTGATGGTAATGGGGCCTCCTTGGAAAGCAACTTCTCGGCCTTTTCAACCAAACGCAAAATCATACGACCCGGATTTCTTGGACAAATTGGAAATCGAACCGACTTACAATTACTTAGACTCAACTCCATGGGAATCTAAACTTCCTGCTGGGAACACTCAGAGCAGATCCATGACAGTGTTCGTCAGAATGGGTGGCTCTGTAGCTGAACTGAGGAGACGATTTTATTGCATTTTCCTTCGCCTTTCTGTCCTCTTTTGGCCTGGATGGCTAGGTAAAACCGTAGTGGTACTTGacgaagaaaaagaggaagacCATGTGTTTGGAGAAACGTTAATAAAGCACACAAAGCAACATTTTCCAGATCGCACTTACGAAGTGCTCTACGAGCCGCTGCCGAAAGAACCAAGTACGTTGGACTTTGCTGGTTCTCCAAAACAACCAGGTTACAATCGACAGCTTTGGAGCAGTTTCTTTATAGATTTGTATACAAATGATACCATTATAGCATGGATGGATACCGACGCCGGATTCAGTTTACCGGTGACAGAGGAAAGTATATTTAATGGAACTAAAGTACGTGTGTTGGGTTACGATTGCACGCTGAATATTGGATGGGTCAAGACTTGGGCAAGAACCACAGAACTTGCATTAGGATTACCATTTGTTGCAGATTTTATGACATATTTTCCCGTGTATATTTACCGCGACACCTTCACTCGCTGCAGAGAGCACATATTGAAAAGATTTAACACGAGTAATTTTGAAGAAGCTTTCAAGAGGTTTTACAAAGGAATCATTTCCCCGGTCAGTGTTATCCTCAGTTATGCCTGGTACTTCGAAAGAGAGCGATATGACTGGAATCTTAAAATTTGTGACAACTTAGAAAATTACAACAAAAGATTTCCAGCAGACCATACCATAAGACCAAAACATGTGGTTGATTCTTTGTCAGTTCCCCAAACTGCTTTGCATGCTAAACGTGCCGGCCGTGTTCGCCCATCCGCGGTAAGTAGTTATTGCCTTTCCCAGGAGGCGGCAGGAAATGCCTCAGAAAAATGCTCAAATCGTACAGCGGCATTGATTACTAACTTTGTTCTGTTTAACCACGATATTCAGAGATTCAACTATCCAGCCCCACCTTGTTCTGGAAATAAAGAGACCACTTGCTGGAAAATACTTGAGCACCACTATAACCAGGTTGGTCTTgaaatcaagcaaaaaaaacgaaaactggATTGGCAAGATGTCGAGACTGTTGCAAAGCTTGCTATTGAACTTGACATAACATGTGACAATCTAAAGTGA